One Vitis riparia cultivar Riparia Gloire de Montpellier isolate 1030 chromosome 4, EGFV_Vit.rip_1.0, whole genome shotgun sequence genomic window carries:
- the LOC117913602 gene encoding LOW QUALITY PROTEIN: potassium channel KAT3 (The sequence of the model RefSeq protein was modified relative to this genomic sequence to represent the inferred CDS: inserted 2 bases in 1 codon): MSSETRSPLPLLLRRHTSSESKNLATVSSSLLPAFGTVIDEGYLQLKKHTIAPYDRRYRWWQTFLVILVIYSAWASPFELAFKKVATGSLMPVDLTVDAFFAADIILTFFVAYLDKSTYLLVDDHKXIAIRYVTKLWLPMDIASTLPFQSMYRVITGKMHQGDIFGFLNLLRLWRLRRVSELFTRLEKDTRFSYFWTRYCKLICVTLFAVHSAGCFYYWLAIHHKTSKKTWIGAQIADFEHRSIWLGYTYSIYWSIVTLTTVGYGDLHAENTGEKVFNILYMLFNIGLTAYLIGNMTNLIVHSAIRTFAMRDAINEILRYASKNRLPEGLKEQMLAHMQLKFKTAELQQEEVLEDLPKAIRSSIAQHLFHKTVEKAYLFKGISDDLVTQLVSEIKAEYFPPKVDIILQNEIPTDFYIIAAGAMDVLIYKNGTEQFLTKQGPAEMAGEIGVIFNIPQPFTVRTKRLSQVIRISHHHFKQIVQQQNEDGKTIILNFVQYLRGLKQELQQEIPFLTELLGDMNIEHVESSQEPQNTETLRSDNDEGTHIEGTPTSYPLSSTLPMRVVIHGHHPNENTTDSSTMGKVIHLTDSIEDLLELAEKKFGKRGNTILMANGSQVEELNALRENDHLYIF, translated from the exons GTGGTGGCAGACGTTCCTAGTGATACTAGTCATATACTCTGCATGGGCATCTCCATTTGAGCTAGCATTCAAAAAGGTAGCAACTGGGTCACTCATGCCCGTTGATCTGACTGTTGATGCCTTCTTTGCAGCTGATATCATCCTTACCTTTTTTGTCGCTTACCTGGACAAATCAACCTATCTCCTTGTAGATGACCACAA AATAGCAATAAG GTATGTCACAAAATTGTGGCTCCCCATGGACATAGCTTCAACTCTGCCATTTCAGTCTATGTACAGAGTCATCACGGGCAAAATGCACCAAGGGGACATCTTTGGCTTTCTCAACCTGCTTAGACTGTGGCGGCTCAGACGTGTTAGTGAACTCTTCACAAG GCTGGAGAAAGACACGCGTTTTAGCTACTTCTGGACAAGATACTGTAAACTAATTTGT GTGACGCTTTTTGCAGTGCACTCAGCAGGTTGCTTTTACTACTGGTTGGCCATccatcataaaacatcaaagaagaCATGGATTGGAGCTCAGATTGCAGACTTTGAACACAGAAGCATCTGGTTAGGTTACACCTATTCTATATATTGGTCAATTGTCACCCTCACAACAGTTGGCTATGGAGACTTGCATGCAGAAAATACAGGAGAGAAGGTCTTCAATATATTGTACATGCTATTCAACATTGGCCTCACCGCTTATTTAATTGGAAACATGACCAATCTCATTGTCCACAGTGCTATTCGAACATTTGCCATG AGGGATGCAATCAATGAGATTTTGCGATATGCAAGCAAGAATCGACTTCCAGAAGGCTTGAAAGAGCAAATGTTGGCACACATGCAACTCAAGTTCAAGACAGCTGAATTGCAGCAAGAAGAAGTGCTAGAGGACCTGCCCAAGGCAATAAGATCCAGCATAGCTCAGCATCTTTTCCATAAAACTGTTGAAAAGGCCTATCTTTTCAAAGGGATCTCTGATGACCTTGTCACCCAGTTG GTATCAGAGATAAAAGCAGAATATTTTCCTCCTAAGGTTGATATCATCTTACAAAATGAGATACCTACAGATTTCTACATTATAGCAGCAGGAGCAATG GATGTGCTGATATACAAGAATGGCACAGAGCAG tttttgaCAAAACAAGGACCTGCAGAGATGGCAGGAGAAATTGGAGTGATTTTCAACATCCCACAACCTTTTACAGTGAGAACTAAGAGACTTTCCCAGGTCATCCGGATAAGTCATCATCATTTCAAGCAAATAGTGCAGCAACAGAACGAAGATGGAAAGACAATCATCTTGAATTTTGTTCAG TATTTGAGGGGTTTAAAGCAAGAGCTGCAGCAAGAAATACCATTTCTAACAGAATTGTTGGGTGACATGAACATAGAG CATGTGGAATCAAGTCAGGAACCACAAAATACAGAAACATTAAGATCGGATAATGATGAAGGCACACATATTGAAG GAACACCAACTTCTTATCCATTATCAAGCACACTCCCAATGAGGGTGGTAATCCATGGGCATCATCCAAATGAAAATACAACAGACAGCAGTACAATGGGAAAAGTGATACATTTGACCGACTCGATAGAGGACCTTTTGGAATTAGCAG AGAAAAAGTTTGGCAAAAGGGGAAACACAATTCTCATGGCAAACGGCTCACAAGTGGAAGAATTGAATGCTCTAAGAGAGAACGACCACTTGTATATCTTTTGA
- the LOC117913105 gene encoding FCS-Like Zinc finger 8 has translation MLRKRSRSFQKDQHMGHPTMADAVSELYFQSDVMGQKHKSNSFFSVPGLFVGLNYKGLSDSDSVRSPTSPLDFRVFSNLGSPFRSPRSSQDGQHKSWDCSKVGLSIIDSLDDGGKLSGKVLRSSESKTILFGPQMRIKTPNSPTHINFFDGSKSLPKNYASFPHTQIKSRPQKRDSDVVFEIEETPLEPEAFGRIRSCSLDSSRSFSSLTNLTKRQSNLSSGNLCPGNMTTQVSSPPQMLGGNPNPDNFLPMKLNSIPASVGSGQGLIGSLSASEIELSEDYTCVISHGPNPKTTHIYGDCILECHSNDLANLNKNEEHKIGSPLIVECSDNSTPYPSNDFLSICYSCKKKLEEGKDIYMYRGEKAFCSLNCRSQEILIDEEMEKTTDDSSEKSPVSKCGEDLFETGMLAC, from the exons ATGCTGAGGAAGAGGAGCAGATCATTTCAGAAAGATCAACACATGGGTCATCCAACAATGGCTGATGCTGTTTCTGAGCTCTATTTTCAGTCTGATGTTATGGGGCAGAAACACAAAAGCAACTCCTTTTTCAGTGTCCCTGGCCTGTTTGTAGGATTGAATTATAAGGGTTTATCAGATTCTGATTCAGTTAGAAGCCCTACCTCTCCTCTAGATTTTAGAGTATTTTCAAATCTAGGCAGCCCATTTAGGTCCCCAAGATCATCCCAAGATGGGCAGCACAAGAGCTGGGATTGCAGTAAAGTAGGTTTAAGCATCATAGATTCTCTTGATGATGGTGGGAAACTATCCGGTAAAGTTCTCCGATCATCGGAGAGTAAGACTATTCTTTTTGGACCTCAGATGAGGATTAAAACCCCTAATTCTCCAACCcatatcaatttttttgatGGTTCAAAGTCTCTGCCTAAAAACTATGCAAGTTTTCCTCATACCCAGATCAAATCTCGACCCCAGAAGCGGGATTCTGATGTTGTGTTTGAAATTGAAGAGACCCCATTAGAACCCGAGGCATTTGGAAGGATTCGATCTTGTTCGTTGGATTCCAGCAGGTCATTCTCGTCCCTAACTAATTTAACCAAGCGCCAGTCCAATTTGAGTTCTGGGAATTTATGCCCAGGAAATATGACTACCCAAGTTAGTTCACCTCCTCAAATGCTTGGAGGAAACCCAAATCCGGACAATTTTTTGCCTATGAAACTGAATTCGATTCCAGCATCGGTTGGCTCTGGCCAAGGATTGATCGGATCTCTCTCAGCAAGTGAAATTGAGCTTTCTGAGGATTATACATGTGTGATTTCTCATGGTCCAAACCCCAAAACAACTCATATTTATGGTGACTGCATTTTGGAATGTCACTCTAATGACTTAGCCAATCTTAATAAGAATGAAGAACATAAGATAGGTTCTCCCCTGATAGTCGAATGCTCGGATAATTCTACCCCATATCCTTCTAATGACTTCTTGAGCATCTGTTACTCTTGCAAGAAGAAATTGGAAGAGGGAAAAGATATCTACATGTACAG GGGTGAGAAAGCATTTTGCAGTTTGAATTGCCGCTCACAGGAGATTTTGATTGATGAGGAAATGGAGAAGACAACCGATGATTCATCTGAGAAGTCTCCTGTGTCAAAATGTGGCGAGGATCTTTTTGAAACCGGCATGTTggcatgctga
- the LOC117913603 gene encoding uncharacterized protein LOC117913603, producing the protein MEASKSTTAATSPSSTDLQLLPPPPELDSQLSSLIYGLSQQVQAAMENMLKMINEVDQNSAEVMEEIEKCKDSALEKKKLLEEEKEHFEKAAYTVLDMLNNRDSR; encoded by the exons ATGGAAGCTTCAAAATCTACGACAGCGGCGACGTCACCATCATCCACAGATCTTCaacttcttcctcctcctccagAACTCGATTCGCAGCTCTCTTCTCTCATCTATG GTTTGTCACAGCAAGTGCAAGCAGCAATGGAGAACATGCTTAAGATGATAAA TGAAGTTGATCAAAATTCTGCTGAAGTAATGGAAGAGATAGAGAAGTGCAAGGACTCTGCTCTTGAGAAGAAGAAACTCTTAGAGGAAGAGAAGGAACACTTTGAGAAAGCTGCTTATACCGTTTTAGATATGCTCAACAACAGGGATAGCAGATAA